DNA sequence from the Leptolyngbya sp. CCY15150 genome:
CGTTTTTGGTCGGTATTGTCACAGATAATGAAGACCCTGACAATATGGGACGAGTTAAAGTCAAATTCCCAACATTGACAGAAGACCATGCCAGCAACTGGGCACGGGTCGTTAGTATGGGAGCTGGCTCTAGACGAGGATTTGATTGTCTGCCAGAAATTGATGATGAGGTACTTGTAGCCTTTGAGCACGGCGATATTCATCGTCCCTACATTCTTGGAGGGGTTTGGAATGGGCAAGATGCTCCGCCTAATTCACCTGCGGATAATGTACAGGATGGCAAAGTCAGATTACGAACATTGCAGACTCGAACAGGGCATAAGTTGCAGTTTGTTGAAGAAGATGCATCCACCAAGGCAGGAATTTACGTTGAAACAACTGGCGGGCACAAAATCCGTCTGAATGATAGTGAACAGATGATTCAACTCCAAACAGCCGGAGGGCACACGCTGACTCTCAGCGATGCTAGTGGGAGTATCACTGTTCAATCAACTGGAAATATGACTCTTTCTGCTCCAGGAAATCTTGATATTTCTGCTGCAGCTATTTCTGCAATGGCTGCAGGCGGGTTAACCCTACAAGGTGGTAATGTCACAGTATTGGGTGGAAGCGTGATCGTTCAGGGTGGAACTGTTGCTCTACAAGGTGGCGTGATTTCCTTGAACTAATGTACCGATATATTTCAATTACTCATCAAACTAAGGAATCAGAACACTACCTTGTCCAGAATCCGCAATCATGATTACACCTAACCAAGCACACAAGCATGTTGAAGACGGATTAAGAGCAATGTCTCCATTAATTAATATTGTTGATGAACCTGCTGTCCAAGGAGAAGTAGTTACAGGAATACAAGGCGCAGGAGTTGGAACGCCGAACGCTGCCGCTGTTGCAGCAATAACTGCTGGATTAGTTGGAGCTATGCATAGACCAAAGGAGGGAATATTGTCTATGGGAACATGATCAGCAATTGTTGCTGTTACAGCACCTTCAGCTATGACAGGTGCTCCTTTAGGCGTGGTTTTTAATACCGATGGTGCAGCACCAAAGCTACACTGCATTTTAGCCCCAGCACATACTTGCATACTCGTTTTACCTCTACTTGTAGTCTTTATAACCTATCTGAAATCTATCTGCAACCCAATCTATTTACAACTCAATGACAGACTTGTTATACCAATTTAATTTAAAGGGACATAGAATAGAGGGAGGGTCAATCCTGGAGGATAGAAATGAGTCGTCCATTCAAGCTTGAGATCACTGAGAG
Encoded proteins:
- a CDS encoding DUF4280 domain-containing protein — protein: MQVCAGAKMQCSFGAAPSVLKTTPKGAPVIAEGAVTATIADHVPIDNIPSFGLCIAPTNPAVIAATAAAFGVPTPAPCIPVTTSPWTAGSSTILINGDIALNPSSTCLCAWLGVIMIADSGQGSVLIP